One stretch of Eupeodes corollae chromosome 2, idEupCoro1.1, whole genome shotgun sequence DNA includes these proteins:
- the LOC129946043 gene encoding FAD-linked sulfhydryl oxidase ALR isoform X1 has protein sequence MSNYDAYDSPSRPDRNCRSCTDFKTWSKKQREITQTPKQKKFEENNKGMNNHTIPDDCPLDKDTLGQSTWGLLHTIAAIYPKNPTTSQKQDVKVFYDSLSRLYPCEVCSKDFQKDIKEHPVNANSQAKLSQWLCNFHNRVNAKLGKPQFDCSKVDERWRDGWKDGSCD, from the exons atgtCAAATTATGATGCATACGATTCTCCATCAAGACCCGATCGTAATTGCCGTTCTTGTACCGATTTTAAGACATGGTCAAAGAAACAACGTGAAATAACCCAAACACCAAAA cagaaaaagtttgaagaaaacaaCAAGGGAATGAATAATCATACAATACCCGACGATTGTCCCCTTGATAAGGATACCTTAGGTCAAAGTACTTGGGGACTCTTGCATACAATAGCTGCGATATATCCAAAAAATCCCACAACTAGTCAAAAACAAGATGTTAAAGTATTCTACGACTCACTGTCTCGGTTGTATCCGTGTGAAGTGTGTTCCAAGGATTTCCAAAAAGA CATAAAGGAACATCCGGTTAATGCCAATTCACAGGCCAAGCTATCACAATGGTTGTGTAATTTTCACAATCGTGTGAATGCAAAGCTGGGAAAGCCCCAATTTGACTGCAGCAAAGTAGACGAACGATGGAGAGACGGATGGAAGGATGGGTCTTGTGACTGA
- the LOC129946043 gene encoding FAD-linked sulfhydryl oxidase ALR isoform X2 → MSNYDAYDSPSRPDRNCRSCTDFKTWSKKQREITQTPKKKFEENNKGMNNHTIPDDCPLDKDTLGQSTWGLLHTIAAIYPKNPTTSQKQDVKVFYDSLSRLYPCEVCSKDFQKDIKEHPVNANSQAKLSQWLCNFHNRVNAKLGKPQFDCSKVDERWRDGWKDGSCD, encoded by the exons atgtCAAATTATGATGCATACGATTCTCCATCAAGACCCGATCGTAATTGCCGTTCTTGTACCGATTTTAAGACATGGTCAAAGAAACAACGTGAAATAACCCAAACACCAAAA aaaaagtttgaagaaaacaaCAAGGGAATGAATAATCATACAATACCCGACGATTGTCCCCTTGATAAGGATACCTTAGGTCAAAGTACTTGGGGACTCTTGCATACAATAGCTGCGATATATCCAAAAAATCCCACAACTAGTCAAAAACAAGATGTTAAAGTATTCTACGACTCACTGTCTCGGTTGTATCCGTGTGAAGTGTGTTCCAAGGATTTCCAAAAAGA CATAAAGGAACATCCGGTTAATGCCAATTCACAGGCCAAGCTATCACAATGGTTGTGTAATTTTCACAATCGTGTGAATGCAAAGCTGGGAAAGCCCCAATTTGACTGCAGCAAAGTAGACGAACGATGGAGAGACGGATGGAAGGATGGGTCTTGTGACTGA
- the LOC129946044 gene encoding uncharacterized protein LOC129946044: MPKNKEPVEIKLETVQKDPRYKSQNQTRYCYESYVDYYRCQKEHADDKDQCNSFKKAFTVMCPNDWISKWDDQRAAGTFAGRI; this comes from the coding sequence atgccCAAGAACAAAGAACCAGTTGAAATTAAACTAGAAACTGTACAAAAAGATCCTCGATATAAAAGCCAAAATCAAACACGTTATTGCTATGAGAGCTATGTTGACTATTATCGATGCCAAAAAGAACATGCTGATGACAAGGATCAATGCAATTCATTTAAGAAAGCTTTTACAGTAATGTGCCCTAACGATTGGATTTCAAAATGGGATGACCAACGGGCAGCTGGAACTTTTGCtggaagaatttaa